The Pyrenophora tritici-repentis strain M4 chromosome 2, whole genome shotgun sequence genome window below encodes:
- a CDS encoding Membrane-bound metallopeptidase, which produces MPTLSFYEARKLRSSVHHLSVQNELLKHENEGLKEALQHKKKHRKKGKALDLQQRQEYHGGSVFWSPRKLREARAREAVRERDETEEKLQKALAKKQRKEAQLQRQVELEEKRVERKRLKEMREVERAEKAAERARKVEAQHQKKSIQQAQKRKRKASQVLSPSNKRQKRAGAAHAGVQAGDELSATPAKVTSRGRNVNLPQKYR; this is translated from the exons atgccaacgttatccttc tatgaggcaagaaagctgcgtTCAAGCGTCCACCATCTCTCTGTTCAGAatgagcttttaaagcatgagaatgagggcttaaaggaggctcttcaacacaaaaagaagcacaggaagaagggcaaagctcttgaccttcaacagcgccaggagtatcacggtggctctgtcttctggtctcctcgcaagttgcgtgaggctcgagctagagaagcagtacgggagcgagatgagacggaggagaaactccaaaaagcattggccaagaagcagcgtaAGGAGGCtcaactgcagcgtcaagttgagctcgaggagaagcgtgtaGAGAGGAAGAGGCTCAAAGAGATGAGGGAGgttgagcgagctgagaaagcagctgaacgcgcgcgcaaagttgaagctcaacaccagaaaaaATCTATCCAACAAGCTCAAAAACGCAAGCGTAAAGCCTCACAAGTACTCTCACCAAGtaacaagcgtcaaaaacgcgctGGCGCTGCTCACGCTGGTGTTCAAGCTGGAGATGAGCTATCTGCTACTCCAGCCAAAgtcacatcacgtggccgcaacgtcaacctcccacaaaaatatagatag